The genomic DNA CCTCGTGAGACACAGGAAAAGAACGATCGGTCTATCAGTGATAACGCTGTGCGAGTTGCAATACGGACTTGAGCGCCGGGCAGCTCGGCACCCGCACGTTCGCGAGCGAGAACAGGGTTTGCTTGCCACCATGATCGCGCCCTTCGAGGTGTTTTCTGTCGACGCACGTGTAGTGGAAACCTATGGAAAGGTGCGCGCAGGTTTGGAGGACTCCGGTGAGTCGATCGGCGCACTTGACACTTTTATCGCTGCACAGGCGCTCGATCTGGGCGCTACTCTGGTCACCAGCAACAGGAAAGAATTTCAACGCGTGTCTGGACTGGAGATAGAAGACTGGCGGTGACCTGGCGCTTCCCAGCTCGAAAAACTAAAAGGCCATGCGAGTTTTT from Terriglobales bacterium includes the following:
- a CDS encoding type II toxin-antitoxin system VapC family toxin, whose translation is MNGLYLLDTTVWIDLLRTNSPAIRGALVRHRKRTIGLSVITLCELQYGLERRAARHPHVREREQGLLATMIAPFEVFSVDARVVETYGKVRAGLEDSGESIGALDTFIAAQALDLGATLVTSNRKEFQRVSGLEIEDWR